A region from the Pseudomonas sp. P8_229 genome encodes:
- the lpxO gene encoding lipid A hydroxylase LpxO, translated as MKLIIAAIYVISIAYVHLRGRVRHKLGRQLSDHSTFLAPINCFLYLFSKKPNKPYLDPCEFPDLSPLQAHWEEIRQEGQDLLRAGEIKRSNQYDDVGFNSFFKSGWKRFYLKWYGESHPSAMKLCPRTTELVQSIGSIKAAMFAELPPGSKLVRHRDPYAGSYRYHLGLDTPNDAGCYINVDGESYHWRDGEAVMFDETYIHYAENTTDKNRIILFCDIERPMKYRWAAAFNAWFSRTVMSAAGAPNDAGDRTGGINRLFTKIYKVRLRGKELKKRNRARYYMEKWAIFGGLLAVFILI; from the coding sequence GTGAAACTCATCATTGCCGCTATTTATGTCATTTCGATTGCATACGTTCACCTTCGTGGTCGTGTGCGTCACAAACTGGGCCGTCAACTGAGCGATCACTCGACGTTTCTGGCGCCTATCAATTGCTTCCTGTACCTGTTTTCGAAGAAACCGAACAAACCGTATCTCGATCCTTGCGAGTTTCCTGACCTGAGTCCGTTGCAGGCGCACTGGGAAGAAATCCGTCAGGAAGGGCAGGATCTGCTGCGCGCCGGTGAGATCAAGCGTTCGAATCAGTACGATGACGTCGGTTTCAACTCATTCTTCAAAAGTGGCTGGAAACGTTTCTACCTCAAGTGGTACGGCGAGAGCCATCCGTCGGCAATGAAGCTGTGCCCGCGCACCACCGAGCTGGTGCAGAGCATCGGTTCGATCAAGGCGGCGATGTTCGCCGAGCTGCCACCGGGGTCGAAACTGGTGCGTCACCGAGATCCTTATGCCGGCTCCTATCGTTACCACCTGGGGCTGGATACGCCGAACGATGCGGGTTGCTACATCAATGTCGACGGCGAGAGCTACCACTGGCGCGACGGCGAAGCGGTGATGTTCGATGAGACCTATATCCACTACGCCGAAAACACCACGGACAAGAACCGCATCATCCTGTTCTGCGACATCGAGCGGCCGATGAAATATCGCTGGGCGGCGGCGTTCAACGCCTGGTTCAGCCGCACCGTGATGTCGGCGGCCGGTGCGCCGAACGATGCGGGCGACCGTACCGGCGGGATCAACCGCCTGTTTACCAAAATCTACAAAGTCCGCCTGCGTGGCAAAGAGCTGAAAAAGCGTAATCGCGCGCGTTACTACATGGAAAAGTGGGCGATCTTCGGCGGTCTGCTGGCGGTGTTCATTCTGATCTGA
- a CDS encoding Ku protein: protein MARAIWKGAISFGLVHIPVALVSATSSHGVDFDWLDSRSMDPVGYKRVNKVTGKEVTKEHIVKGVAYEKGRYVVLSEEEIRSAHPVSTQTIDIFSFVDAEQIPLQNIDTPYYLAPDKRGGKVYALLRETLSKTNKVALARVVLHTRQYLAALMPLESALVLVKLRWPQEVRGLDELELGSEVTKPQLAKGELDMARRLVQDMSGEWSPEDYKDEFEDKIMALVEKKAHEGKIEDVETVGGEEERKTADVIDLTELLKRSLGGKAPARSKAKAKPAGKAAPARKTKKASGE from the coding sequence ATGGCTCGGGCAATCTGGAAAGGCGCGATCAGTTTCGGATTGGTACACATCCCCGTCGCGCTGGTATCGGCAACCTCCTCCCACGGCGTGGACTTCGACTGGCTGGACAGCCGCAGCATGGACCCGGTGGGCTATAAACGGGTAAACAAGGTCACCGGCAAGGAGGTCACCAAAGAGCACATCGTCAAAGGCGTGGCCTATGAAAAGGGGCGCTACGTGGTGCTCAGCGAGGAGGAAATCCGTTCGGCGCACCCAGTGTCGACCCAGACCATCGACATCTTTTCGTTTGTCGACGCCGAACAGATTCCCCTGCAAAACATCGACACGCCCTACTACCTCGCCCCGGACAAGCGCGGTGGCAAGGTCTACGCATTACTGCGTGAAACCCTGAGTAAAACCAACAAGGTCGCCCTCGCCCGCGTCGTTCTGCACACCCGGCAATATCTCGCGGCGCTGATGCCGCTGGAATCGGCGCTGGTGCTGGTCAAACTGCGCTGGCCGCAGGAAGTGCGCGGGCTGGACGAGCTGGAGTTGGGCAGCGAAGTGACCAAGCCGCAACTGGCCAAGGGCGAACTGGATATGGCCAGGCGCCTGGTACAGGACATGAGCGGCGAATGGAGTCCTGAGGACTACAAGGATGAATTCGAAGACAAGATCATGGCCCTGGTCGAGAAAAAGGCCCATGAAGGCAAGATCGAGGATGTCGAGACGGTCGGTGGTGAGGAAGAGCGCAAAACGGCGGATGTCATCGATTTGACCGAACTGCTTAAGCGCAGCCTGGGTGGCAAAGCCCCGGCCAGGTCGAAGGCGAAAGCCAAGCCTGCCGGCAAGGCTGCGCCGGCGAGGAAGACCAAAAAAGCTTCTGGGGAATAA
- a CDS encoding PQQ-dependent sugar dehydrogenase yields MLRKTLLATLCAGALISAPAFAVAPKELQSEQGTLEVTTITQNLEHPWALAFLPDGQGMLVTERPGNLRVIGADGKRSEPISGVPKVWAKGQGGLLDVVLSPDFKQDRLVYLSYAEGGGAGDKAGTAVGRGRLSDDLRTLKDFKVIFRQEPKLSTGNHFGSRLVFDRDGYLFITLGENNDRPTAQDLDKLQGKVVRIFPDGRVPDDNPFVGQSGVRPEIWSYGHRNPQGAALNPWNGTLWENEHGPHGGDEVNIIERGKNYGWPLATHGINYSLQPIPEAKGKSVEGAVDPHHVWEKSPGVTGMAFYDADRFKPWQQNLFIGALVSQELIRLQFDGDKVVHEERLLGGLKQRIRDVRQGPDGYLYVLTDEDNGSLYKVGLK; encoded by the coding sequence ATGTTGCGTAAAACCCTTCTAGCCACGCTGTGCGCCGGCGCGCTGATCAGCGCGCCAGCCTTCGCCGTCGCCCCCAAAGAGCTGCAAAGCGAGCAGGGCACCCTTGAAGTCACGACGATTACTCAAAACCTCGAGCATCCATGGGCGCTGGCGTTTCTGCCGGACGGCCAGGGCATGCTGGTGACCGAGCGCCCGGGCAACCTGCGGGTGATTGGCGCCGATGGCAAGCGTTCGGAACCCATCAGTGGCGTGCCGAAAGTCTGGGCCAAGGGCCAGGGTGGTTTGCTCGACGTGGTGCTGTCGCCGGACTTCAAGCAGGATCGGCTGGTTTACCTGTCGTACGCGGAGGGCGGTGGCGCCGGGGACAAGGCCGGAACGGCAGTGGGCCGTGGACGGCTGTCGGACGACCTGCGGACCTTGAAAGACTTCAAAGTGATCTTCCGTCAGGAGCCGAAGCTCTCGACCGGTAATCACTTCGGCTCACGGCTGGTATTCGACCGCGACGGTTACCTGTTCATCACCCTCGGCGAAAACAACGACCGGCCGACCGCGCAGGACCTCGACAAATTGCAGGGCAAAGTGGTGCGAATCTTCCCCGATGGCAGGGTGCCGGATGACAACCCGTTCGTGGGCCAGTCTGGCGTACGTCCGGAAATCTGGTCCTACGGCCATCGTAACCCGCAAGGCGCGGCACTCAACCCGTGGAACGGCACACTCTGGGAGAACGAGCACGGCCCCCATGGTGGCGATGAGGTGAACATCATCGAGCGCGGCAAGAATTACGGTTGGCCGCTGGCGACCCACGGCATCAACTACTCGCTGCAACCGATTCCGGAAGCCAAGGGCAAAAGCGTCGAGGGCGCCGTCGATCCGCACCATGTGTGGGAGAAATCCCCCGGCGTTACCGGCATGGCGTTCTACGACGCTGATCGCTTCAAGCCTTGGCAGCAGAATCTGTTCATCGGCGCATTGGTCAGTCAGGAGCTGATCCGCTTGCAGTTTGACGGCGACAAGGTGGTGCATGAGGAGCGGTTGCTGGGGGGCCTGAAACAGCGGATTCGTGACGTGCGACAGGGGCCGGATGGTTATCTGTATGTGCTGACGGATGAGGACAATGGTTCGTTGTACAAGGTCGGCCTGAAGTAA
- a CDS encoding peptidase C39 family protein, giving the protein MKAVFRLAVVEDLPALLALEMQCFTTDRLTSRSFQWMITRAHAQLLVAEHAGQLLGYALVLFHRGTSLARLYSIAIAGEARGIGLGNQLLQRIEARAVEHDCAYLRLEVRIDNPTAIALYERNSYRRFALIHDYYEDHADALRLEKRIVQHRDSRSIKVPYYPQTTEFTCGPACLLMAMGALQPGRLLERREELQLWREATTVFMTSGHGGCSPQGLALAAWRRGLRVRLQLSMAGPLFLDGVRDEHKKDVMRLVHEEFTAQLQETDIERMIDTHLDLPRLLKTGGQPLVLISSYRLTRSKSPHWVVVTDCDEDFVYLHDPDVDHSQHRQPMDCQHVPVSHGEFEKMSRFGRGKLRAAVVLSPR; this is encoded by the coding sequence ATGAAGGCTGTTTTTCGTTTGGCGGTAGTTGAAGATCTGCCGGCGCTGCTGGCCCTGGAAATGCAATGTTTCACCACGGACCGGCTGACCAGCCGTAGCTTTCAATGGATGATCACCCGCGCCCATGCGCAGTTGCTGGTCGCCGAACATGCCGGTCAACTGCTCGGCTACGCACTGGTGCTGTTTCATCGCGGCACCTCGCTGGCGCGGCTGTATTCCATCGCCATTGCTGGTGAAGCGCGCGGCATCGGTTTGGGTAACCAATTACTGCAACGCATCGAGGCCCGCGCGGTTGAGCACGATTGCGCGTACCTGCGCCTGGAAGTGCGCATAGACAACCCCACCGCGATTGCCTTGTACGAGCGCAACAGCTATCGGCGTTTTGCGCTGATTCACGATTACTACGAAGACCATGCCGACGCGCTGCGCCTGGAAAAACGCATTGTTCAACACCGTGATTCACGCAGCATCAAGGTGCCCTACTACCCGCAAACCACCGAGTTCACCTGCGGCCCGGCATGCCTGTTGATGGCCATGGGGGCGCTGCAACCCGGGCGTTTGCTGGAGCGGCGCGAGGAACTGCAACTCTGGCGAGAAGCGACCACGGTGTTCATGACCTCTGGCCACGGTGGCTGCAGCCCACAAGGGTTGGCACTGGCGGCATGGCGCCGGGGTTTGCGCGTGCGTCTGCAATTGAGTATGGCCGGGCCGTTGTTTCTCGATGGCGTGCGCGATGAGCATAAAAAAGATGTCATGCGCCTGGTACATGAGGAGTTCACCGCGCAACTGCAGGAGACCGACATCGAACGCATGATCGACACCCATCTGGATCTGCCGCGCCTGCTGAAGACGGGTGGTCAGCCTCTGGTGCTGATCAGCAGCTACCGCCTGACCCGCTCCAAGTCACCACATTGGGTGGTGGTGACCGACTGCGACGAGGACTTTGTGTACCTGCACGACCCCGACGTCGATCACAGCCAGCATCGCCAGCCCATGGACTGCCAGCATGTGCCGGTCAGCCATGGGGAGTTTGAGAAGATGAGCCGGTTTGGGCGAGGAAAATTGCGCGCGGCGGTGGTTTTGTCACCTCGGTAA